TACACTACGCTGGTATTCTTTAATTACCCGAAATCGTCGGATGCGCCGATTCGCTATTAAATACCAACCGTATTTTAGGACTTAAATTTTACATAATCAATAAAATAAAATTACTAAAGAACGAATTTCTCACAAATAAAATAATTTTGCCTGCTTTTCTGAAACATCGTCCTTACATAAGCTGCTATTAATACAATACCTAACTATGATATTATATTATTGGCTGAAAAATATTAAGAAGTCTTAATTTCAAAGAACATTCTGCGCGCCTGATGTGACTAACAGTCTTTATTGAAGTATTCCAGTACTTTTTCCTGATTTCTCGCAGTGATATAAAAGCGACACAGGTCAGGGCTGATGCTCAGGCCGCGGGGGTCGTCGGTTTGGGAGCTTAGGTCGAAGCTGCTGTGGTAGACCGCAGTTTCCAGCTGCCAGGGGGAGGCAAGCTGATACTGCATGAGTTCCATACGCACGGTATCGAGCAGTAGCATTACACGCCCGTCGAATATAAACTCGATACCACGTACCTCCTCTTCCAGATCACTGATATCAAGCGTAAATACGTGCCCGGCTGTGGTAATATCCCAGGCAGTTGACAACTGATACTGATGCACGGCCTGCGCATTGCGGTCATCGATGAACAGCATAGTACCGTCAGGATGGAAATGCATATCGTGGCCGCGTTCAACAACAGGCGTCAGATCTTCATAATGCAGGACTTCGGCTGTTGTGATGTCCCAGGCGGTATTCAATTGCCAGGCCCACATTTCGGTGCGGTTAAACACCCACATCAGGCTGC
This genomic stretch from Cyclonatronum proteinivorum harbors:
- a CDS encoding YncE family protein → MTTFNGLPNYRPLLCSFLLFISVLCLGCASEQDEIPATLSFESFEFSGTELDISGNTDNARATFWHPSGNTMYIASRFTESVVAWETISPWELEGAVYAASVSVAEALQQNNDLSRAHGLFFSPDGSLMWVFNRTEMWAWQLNTAWDITTAEVLHYEDLTPVVERGHDMHFHPDGTMLFIDDRNAQAVHQYQLSTAWDITTAGHVFTLDISDLEEEVRGIEFIFDGRVMLLLDTVRMELMQYQLASPWQLETAVYHSSFDLSSQTDDPRGLSISPDLCRFYITARNQEKVLEYFNKDC